The genomic region CGTACGAGCATTCAAGACATTCTCAATCGAGACAAATATGACAAACTTGAAGCATCTTCGCTACCTAGATTGTTCTTATTCTAGTATATCTTCACTTCCTGAAGCCACTACAATGTTGTATAGTTTGAAAACATTGAAGCTCATTGGTTGTCAAAAACTTGAGAAATTGCCAAAGGGCATGGGATGTATGATCAGTCTTTGGCACGTCTTCCTCGTTGGTTGTCATCGTTTGGAGCACATGCCACGAGGTATTGGTCAGCTGAATTCTCTGCGGACGTTGACAAGTTATGTCATTGATAGTGATGCGAGTCGTGGAATTGTTCAACTGAAAAATTTGAATCTAGGTGGTGCTCTTTCTTTGTCTGGGATAAGAAAAGTACATAGTGCAGAAAATGCTAAACAAGGCAATATGTCCGCCAAGCACAATTTAAAAAGATTATCACTTGATTGGTATGGATCTTATAGCACAAATATTGGATTTGAACTTGATACTAATCCAGAAGGAATATTGGAAGCCCTTTGTCCGGGCAAAAGGCTTGAAGCTTTACAACTATGTAATTATACCGGTGCTAAATTGTCAACATGGATGCACAACTCTACACTATTGGAGAATCTCAGTGAACTTTCTCTCAGTAGCTGCCAGAACTGCAAGGATCTTCCACCATTATGGCAGCTGCCCTCTCTCGTGTACTTGCGTTTGAGTGCTTTGGTTAGCTTGACCAGTATTTGTCTTGGTAATGATGATACAGGTACTGGGGAATCATGTAATTCTTCCCCACCCTTCTTTCCTAAATTGGAAACCATGATACTTTCGTACATTCCTAAGCTAGAGAGATGGCACTGGGAGGTCGCAGGACAAGTAGTTGTTATGTCATTCCCTCGGCTCAAGAAGATAGAAATTTCTAGATGCCCAATGCTAGCAAGCATGCCGAAAATGCCCTCTCTCAGGTACTTGAGTTTGGATAGTTTGGGTAGCTTGACAAGTATATGTGTTGGTAATAATGATACTAACAATGTGGAATCATGTATTTCTCCACCACATTTCTTTCCTAAATTGGAAACGATGATAGTTTCCAACATGCCTAAGCTAGAGAGATGGCACCAAGAGGTGGCAGGACAAGTAGCAGTTGTATCATTCCCTCAGCTCAAGAAGCTCAGTATTTCCGAATGCCCAATGCTAGCAAGCATGCCCAAGATGATCCCTTTGCTTGATGATCTACTGGTGAATGAAGCAAGAGACATTCCCCTTTACCATCTGATGAATCTGTCTGTGCAATCTAATCTCAAGTGTAAAGGATCCATTAAAATGAAACGTAGAGTTGGTTGGCTGCATGAAGATCTTCATTTCTCGAGGATTGGTAACTCTAATGTGAGCCTGCTACTCACAGGTTTGAGTGGAAATGTAGAGCGCTTTCAAGAGGAGTTGAGTAAAATACCTTCCAGATTTATTAAGGAGCTAGGTATAGAAAATTGTGACTGCCTTTTCTCATCTGAAGCATCAGAAATACAACAGAATATATGGAAACATTTTGGTTTTGTTGAAAGAATGTGGATTTCAAGCATCAATAATATAATACAATGGCCATTGGTAGAATTCAGAAACCTGAATTGTCTTCGAAGTCTACATTTGCTCGATTGTTCCAACTTAACCGGTTCCCTTCCATCAACAATATCTGATGAGGAAAATTTCCAGCATCCTCGACTCCAGAATCATTTAGTTATAAATTGTGGAAAATGGTTGGAGGTACCAAAGTTGCCCTCATCGCTTGAAACTTTGCACATCGCTCGTTGTCCCAAGCTGGTGTCAATGCCAAGAAACCTTTGGAACATGACAAAATTGAGAGAAATCTTTGTGATGGACTGTGCTACCCTGACGACGTTTCCAGATGGAATGTATGGAGTCACTGCGCTCAAGAAGCTAGATATTTGGAAATGCCCAAGGTTAGAGACACTACCGGAGGGACTCCTGCAGCAGCTCCCGGCCCTCGAGCAACTAACTATCAAAGATTGCCCGAACTTGAAGGGAGCCTTCTCAAGAGGAGGTGTTTACTGGAATTTGGTGAAATCAATTAGACATCGATTAGTTTAATGAACCAGTGCGCTGAATGCTTTGGTTGCATCAAATTGGATGCCTGCGCCGCTACATGTGTATGTCGGCTTTGTAGGGCTTTGCATTCCAATGGGGTATATATACTCTCCTTTCTTTACCTTGTTCTCTTATTCTTTCAAAATTATACCTTGATCAAGAACATTGCAAAGTAATCaatccgtaaagaaatataagagcgtttagatcactatattTCTTTCCGGAGAGAGTACTTTGTAACTCAACTTCAGTTATTAATCATATATATTGACTTGTACTCATAGTGGCACTGTTGAGAAAAAGTCAAGCAATCTTCAACTAACGATTTCTGTGTTAAAAAAACTGTCAAGAGTCAGGCTTGTAGTATAAACTGCAGCATGTAACGAATCCATCAAAACCTGAAGCATGCATGTCTTGCAGAATAAGTCGTTACTCTCGTCTGAAGCTAGGCTAGGAACCTAGTAGAGTGTcctgttttttttcgaaaaagggggctccccggcctctgcatcagaacgatgcatacggccatataaatatataaataaagTTGTTCAACACGGTCGTAAAGTCTGAAGACAAAATAACGGCgagctcacaaagagccacaacGCCAGGAACAcaaggcccaaaagccacaaccggctgacaaaacaaagataggtaaactaattgtctatcctattacatgaccgccatccaagccggttgaagatatcccgtgctaccatctcccaccggacagatccaataaccaaacgctccctggcctccatgggagtgagtaaggaccacatacggatcaacgcagtagctcggaataaaacctgcaaaaaatgaatatgtgTTTTTCTGTTAAAggtcaaatcatttctgcaattccaaattgcccacaacaaagcacatactcctacatgaATGTGTCTGGCTGTTTCGGACTCTCCCaataagccacgttccaaataacgtactgaccgaattcggagaagtaatgttaaaggcaatatgCACCGTGTGCCACAACACCTTTGCCAAAGGGCAGtcaaagaagaggtgcttgatggtttcgtcccgatcacaaaaactacacctaatagatcctgtccagttgcgcttaatcaaattatcctttgttagaatgacttgtttatgcacaaaccacataaacactttaattttcaaaggaactttgactttccaaacctcTTTAGAACTAGGAATAACACTTGAGTTaatgacatcgatatacatcgacttGACAGTGAACTcaccagacctagtaagcttccaacacaacttaTCGAGTTGGTGagatagctgaacctccatcagcctACTCACCAAATGAAGCCAAACTTCCCACCGGTCGCCCACAAGcgccctcctaaactgaatattaaggggaatggactgcaaAATCGTGGCAAC from Triticum aestivum cultivar Chinese Spring chromosome 4A, IWGSC CS RefSeq v2.1, whole genome shotgun sequence harbors:
- the LOC123084640 gene encoding putative disease resistance protein RGA4, which encodes MVPFLAPLLGSVAAKVGDALVGELLRAWGLDKARRKLERHLAAVQCIMLDAEAKSRTNPAVRQWMTDLKTAAYQADDILDAFRCEALRRRAAHIRHSTARKALSYFTVNSPVVFRLSMSRKMKDALEMIDELVVEMNNFHFLQLTETPTIDHPQTHSHVDESDIVGRQDEKEQVVKILLDHADNNNKNNNVMVLPIVGMGGIGKTTLAQLVHNDPRVMHHFELVIWVCVSDKFVIEEIIRSIIQVVTMNKCELTEMEALEKKLGEVLGKKRCLLVLDDVWNEDRQKWDEMRSLLCSHVGSGSAIIVTSRSDRVASIMGTLPPHMIFVLNEDQSWELFRRSTFGSGVEKQGELISVAKSILHKCKGLPLAIKTISALLQSKHHTQWFSVLDSDVWKDDIITSTGIVPALQLSYYNLSSEAKTCFSFCAIFPKDSMLEKDTLIQLWMANDFIASEARGEHIFDVLVWRCFLQDVETQKKLRPELRYGNFHSVQDEFIHQPTTCKMHDLIHDLADNNLHHVKKTPVHYKMRFDICHLSMKLPKGMGCMISLWHVFLVGCHRLEHMPRGIGQLNSLRTLTSYVIDSDASRGIVQLKNLNLGGALSLSGIRKVHSAENAKQGNMSAKHNLKRLSLDWYGSYSTNIGFELDTNPEGILEALCPGKRLEALQLCNYTGAKLSTWMHNSTLLENLSELSLSSCQNCKDLPPLWQLPSLVYLSLDSLGSLTSICVGNNDTNNVESCISPPHFFPKLETMIVSNMPKLERWHQEVAGQVAVVSFPQLKKLSISECPMLASMPKMIPLLDDLLVNEARDIPLYHLMNLSVQSNLKCKGSIKMKRRVGWLHEDLHFSRIGNSNVSLLLTGLSGNVERFQEELSKIPSRFIKELGIENCDCLFSSEASEIQQNIWKHFGFVERMWISSINNIIQWPLVEFRNLNCLRSLHLLDCSNLTGSLPSTISDEENFQHPRLQNHLVINCGKWLEVPKLPSSLETLHIARCPKLVSMPRNLWNMTKLREIFVMDCATLTTFPDGMYGVTALKKLDIWKCPRLETLPEGLLQQLPALEQLTIKDCPNLKGAFSRGGVYWNLVKSIRHRLV